The Procambarus clarkii isolate CNS0578487 chromosome 7, FALCON_Pclarkii_2.0, whole genome shotgun sequence genome window below encodes:
- the LOC138357993 gene encoding uncharacterized protein, translating to MRILREFLFADDAAITTHTVEGLQQQFNRFAAACSTFGPTISLKKTQVMGQDVNELPCTNIVDYVLEAVHEFVYLGSTISDTLSLDAKLNRLIGKTAATLARLIKRVWEKAKLTVLTKAQAYMACVMSTLLYGSIPFTCNLQRILDITWKDHVTNNTVLERTGVHSMFTLLKQRRMQ from the coding sequence atgcgaatcctcagggagttcctcttcgccgacgacgcagcgatcaccacacacacagtagaaggcctgcagcagcaaTTTAATcgctttgccgcagcctgttccACATTCGGCccgacaatcagcctgaagaagacacaggtgatgggacaagatgtcaatgagctaccctgtacAAATATAgtagactatgtgctggaggcagttcacgagtttgtgtacctgggctccacaatctcagacaccctttccctggacgcTAAGCTCAACAGGCTTATCGGGAAGACCGCagcaacactggccaggctcataAAGCGCGTTTGGGAAAAGGCCAAACTGACGGTACTCACCAAGGCACAAGCCTACATGGCATGTGTgatgagtacacttctctacggctcaaTACCTTTCACGTGTAACCTGcaacgcatccttgacatcacgtggaaagaccacgtcaccaacaacacagtactcgagagaacaggagtccattcaatgttcactctcctgaagcagagacgTATGCAATga